GTCCACCCaagtacaataaaaaaaaaacaaaaaaaccttgtCTCTGTTTTgtaatatataaacaaataaattaaacagaGCCTCCCATTTACCATGGTTTATGAATTCAAGCAACCAGAGTTaggtattattatatttatatacgGAGGCAAAAGCCATGATTGAGATAATTAGCCTTCCTGACAAGAAGTCATGATTGAACTTACACACTACACCACTCCCCCCACccccttctttctcttttctataTAATCCCCCACACGCACTCTCCTCCTAATCcaaacactctctctctctctctctctctctctctctcaaaacagaaccaaaacagaaaaaccttaattttaagCTTAGTTTCCTGTCCATTTATATACAAAACTAGGTTATATAATTTGCAGCAGGGTTTAAATAAACCCTTTTTCTTTCTGGGCAAACGAAGATGATGATGGCGGAGAAGGAAGATCTGGGTTTGAGTTTGAGTCTTAGTGTTCCTCAAAATCAGCATTCTCTGCAGTTTAATCTCATGCCTTCACTGGTTCCATCTACTGCTGCTTCTTCTCTTTCCGGGTTCAATCCTCAAAAATCCTCATGGAATGCGACCTTCCCTCCTTCAGGTATGtacttttgttattttaaaaacattttccatttcttccttttctggtAAATTCAAGATCTGCATGGCCTCCTGTTTCAGATCCAGCCCTGTTTCTTCCCTTTCCAACTattttctatttccttttcCCTCACTTTCCCAAGAAACAAACACATTACAaagcctttttattttttaaaattattcttctttctttctcttttcaaataaaataaaataagtgttCCTTTTTTATTCTGCTTCCCCCCCCATGGTGTATTGGCTTTTATCAATCGCTTTTACTCTACTTTTCTTCTATTCGAAAACACAAACACCCCCCTCTTCTTTTCTCAAGATCCTAACCTGCAAATTTTCCGACTTTCGAAATCCGACTAATTCGAGCCCCATTTGACACTCTAATTCATCTCACGTGCAGATCAAAACTCTGATCCATACCGCGCCGAGACCAGATCGTTCCTTCGAGGAATCGACGTGAACAGGTTACCATCTACAGCTGATTGTGAAGAGGAGGCGGGTGTATCATCTCCAAATAGCACGATATCGAGTGTAAGTGGGAAGAGAAGCGAAAGAGAAGGGATTAACGGAGAGGAGCATGAGATGGAGAGAGATTATTCTCGTGGAATCAGTGATGAAGAGGATGGTGATACCTCGAGAAAGAAGCTCAGGCTCTCGAAAGATCAGGCAGCTATTCTTGAAGAAAGTTTTAAAGAACACAACACTCTCAACCCAGTaagtattctattttttaagctaaaaaCCCAAACTTTCTTCCTTGGTTGTTGAGTAAATTGAGGAGAAGTGGACAGCAATGATCTTTGActggtgaatttttttatctgacTCTTAAGAGTCAGAAGCAAGGAAATACTGGTGGCCTTCCCGTGTTTTCTGAGCAACCAAACAATGCAACagagaagttatttttttattggggctAGATTCGGAGGGTATTTTGGTAATTGGAGCTGACAACCTGTTGTTTTGCTACGTGCAGAAGCAGAAGATGGCCTTGGCTAAACAGCTAGGACTCCGACCTAGACAAGTGGAGGTGTGGTTTCAGAACCGAAGGGCAAGGTGAGATAATCCATTATGGCATCAAGGGCCTTCCTGGCATCCCCCCCCATGACCTTTTTTAGCCTTCTCGAGCTGTTGTATTTACGCAAGAACGTTTAATTCTGCAGGACAAAGCTGAA
This region of Populus alba chromosome 3, ASM523922v2, whole genome shotgun sequence genomic DNA includes:
- the LOC118062893 gene encoding homeobox-leucine zipper protein HAT4 gives rise to the protein MMMAEKEDLGLSLSLSVPQNQHSLQFNLMPSLVPSTAASSLSGFNPQKSSWNATFPPSDQNSDPYRAETRSFLRGIDVNRLPSTADCEEEAGVSSPNSTISSVSGKRSEREGINGEEHEMERDYSRGISDEEDGDTSRKKLRLSKDQAAILEESFKEHNTLNPKQKMALAKQLGLRPRQVEVWFQNRRARTKLKQTEVDCEFLKRCCENLTAENRRLQKEVQELRALKLSPQFYMQMTPPTTLTMCPSCERVAVPPSASSTVDARSHPHMGPAPPHHRPIPLNPWAPAAPITRGPTPFDVLRPRS